A single window of Dermacentor albipictus isolate Rhodes 1998 colony chromosome 1, USDA_Dalb.pri_finalv2, whole genome shotgun sequence DNA harbors:
- the LOC139048808 gene encoding uncharacterized protein, with translation MTVPAYYPALNGGAEQVVQIIKDKLKKRQAGDFRTQVARVLFQYWTTPQQVPSRAPRELLLGRMVKTPLKVLHPDLRSTALLKQLKQKLAADRGCCPVLLPESGAQVFARNFRASPRWSSAQVVSPASASSLLVRMPDGTTWHRYADHKSNPQGDQWPDQRPVAASEAPPTSEAASVATCAAPFGPVSSPAPLSRPATADHLDGERLAQAALGVATPGLSTPVPRRSTRPRRPPDRYSRG, from the exons atgaCTGTTCCAGCGTACTACCCTGCTTTGAACGGTGGGGCCGAGCAGGTGGTACAGatcatcaaggacaagctcaagaagaggcaggctggggatttccggacgcagGTTGCCCGGGTACTGTTCCAGTACTGGACCACGCCCCAGCAGGTCCCTAGCCGTGCCCCCCGTGAGCTCCTGCTGGgccggatggtcaagacacccttgaaagtcttgcatccggacctccgatccacagcgctcctgaagcagctgaagcagaagctggctgctgaccgaggGTGCTGTCCCGTACTATTGCCGGAGTCGGGAGCTCAAGTcttcgccaggaacttccgtgCTAGCCCACGCTGGTCCTCCGCACAGGTGGtatctcctgccagcgcctcatcgctgctcgtccgcatgccgGACGGGACTACCTGGCACCGGTacgccgaccat AAGTCCAACCCTCAGGGGGACCAATGGCCTGACCAACGACCAGTCGCTGCCAGCGAAGCACCGCCCACCTCAGAGGCGGCAAGCGTTGCCACTTGTGCGGCGCCCTTTGGGCCGGTGTCAAGTCCGGCACCACTCTCAAGGCCGGCCACTGCGGACCATCTGGACGGAGAGAGGCTGGCCCAGGCAGCACTGGGCGTTGCCACGCCCGGCCTGTCAACACCGGTGCCTAGGCGAAGTACTCGACCACGGAGGCCGCCGGACCGTTACTCACGTGGATAA